One region of Synechococcus elongatus PCC 11801 genomic DNA includes:
- the hisF gene encoding imidazole glycerol phosphate synthase subunit HisF, with amino-acid sequence MLAKRILPCLDVKAGRVVKGVNFVDLRDAGDPVELAQAYDAAGADELVFLDIAATHEERQILVDVVYRTAEQVFIPLTVGGGINDLETIRQLLRAGADKVSINSAAVRDPDLIRRASDRFGSQCIVVAIDARRRTDPNNPGWDVYVRGGRENTGIDALTWAETVARNGAGELLVTSMDADGTQAGYDLELTRAIADRVEIPVIASGGAGTCKDIAEAFRTGHAEAALLASLLHYGQLTIAEIKDHLRSVQIPTRP; translated from the coding sequence ATGCTTGCCAAGCGCATTTTGCCCTGCCTCGATGTCAAAGCGGGGCGTGTTGTCAAAGGGGTCAACTTTGTCGATTTGCGCGATGCTGGCGATCCGGTCGAACTAGCGCAGGCCTACGATGCGGCTGGCGCAGACGAGCTGGTCTTTCTCGACATCGCCGCGACTCACGAGGAACGCCAAATTCTGGTGGATGTCGTCTATCGCACGGCTGAACAGGTCTTTATCCCCTTAACGGTGGGTGGCGGCATCAATGACCTAGAGACGATCCGGCAACTGTTACGGGCTGGTGCCGACAAGGTCAGCATCAACTCTGCCGCTGTGCGGGACCCCGATCTCATCCGTCGCGCCAGCGATCGCTTCGGCAGTCAATGCATTGTGGTGGCGATCGATGCCCGCCGTCGCACAGACCCCAACAATCCGGGCTGGGATGTCTATGTGCGGGGGGGTCGTGAAAACACTGGAATTGATGCCCTGACTTGGGCGGAGACCGTCGCTCGTAACGGTGCAGGGGAACTGCTCGTCACCAGCATGGATGCCGACGGTACTCAGGCAGGCTATGACTTGGAATTGACCCGTGCGATCGCTGATCGCGTTGAAATTCCTGTGATTGCCTCTGGTGGTGCGGGTACTTGTAAAGACATCGCTGAAGCCTTTCGGACCGGCCATGCTGAAGCCGCACTCCTAGCCTCGCTGCTGCACTACGGCCAGCTCACCATTGCTGAAATTAAGGATCACCTGCGATCAGTTCAAATCCCCACAAGACCTTAA
- a CDS encoding glycosyltransferase family 2 protein — protein sequence MQLKRLQKLAPESTFLLLALLALLIVLLLQADWQNWLANLIGLWYAGQAEFKPEGTTLENLLYPAFVWLGITFLLKELSPKPTFWPRLITSVGIAILGIRYELWRFFGSLNLDDPLNGTLSVLLFFAELLTVINTIAFFLHTIFSLDRSQEADILSQAVISQAYQPSVDVILPTYNEGVDILRRSVIACQAMDYANKKVFLLDDTRRPEVRALAVELGCGYFDRPDNKHAKAGNINHALPSLSGELLVVFDADFVPSKNFLIRTVGFFQDPKTGLLQTPQHFFNEDPISINLGLEGVLNNEQTLFFRFIQPSRDYFNSVVCCGTCFVIRRSALDEIGGIPTESITEDYFTSIKLQTHGYRVKYLNEALAAGLAPETISAYINQRLRWGQGTLQSLFTDSNFLKVPGLKWQERLSQSLSIIYWFLSIPRMIFLIIPLAFLLFGLAPLRATVNEILYFFLPYYVANIMAFSWLTEGRRSAFWSDVYETIICVPMSITILRTLISPTGKPFKVTPKGDTNSDGITINWALITPLLTVMLLSVVGILLRSSRLQETNVNPDSLAINLVWAVYNLSLLLICILVAIDVPQRRHTRFLRAEPCELCLGAVVFSGVTEDLSEEGGRILLTRFEGLVNEESEAPQTTLEGLFRLRSPSPLADMPIHAEVRWHDRRALAALRYEAAVTEVEVRLYFSNLTLPEQRRLIPYLYCQLGQWQDLQVPEFKTAWAMLSSVFRLHPLANSR from the coding sequence ATGCAATTAAAACGGCTCCAGAAACTGGCTCCGGAAAGTACATTTTTGCTATTGGCGCTTTTGGCACTTCTGATTGTTCTGCTATTGCAAGCAGATTGGCAGAACTGGCTTGCGAATCTCATTGGCCTTTGGTATGCGGGACAAGCCGAGTTCAAGCCAGAAGGAACAACACTCGAAAACCTGCTTTATCCAGCGTTTGTTTGGCTAGGGATTACCTTCCTACTCAAAGAACTCTCCCCCAAACCCACCTTCTGGCCTCGGCTGATTACGAGTGTTGGTATTGCCATCCTCGGAATTCGCTATGAGCTTTGGCGCTTCTTTGGCAGCCTGAATCTTGATGATCCACTCAATGGAACACTGTCAGTTCTGCTCTTCTTCGCTGAATTATTGACTGTCATTAATACGATCGCATTTTTTCTCCACACAATATTTAGCCTCGATCGCTCACAAGAGGCCGATATCCTTAGCCAGGCTGTCATTAGCCAAGCCTATCAACCTAGTGTTGACGTGATTCTACCGACCTATAACGAAGGGGTTGATATTCTGCGGCGATCGGTCATTGCCTGTCAGGCAATGGACTATGCCAACAAAAAAGTCTTTCTCCTTGATGACACTCGTCGTCCGGAAGTCCGTGCCCTCGCTGTAGAGCTCGGTTGTGGCTATTTCGATCGCCCGGACAACAAACATGCCAAGGCTGGCAATATTAACCATGCACTTCCTTCCTTATCCGGAGAACTGTTGGTTGTCTTTGATGCTGATTTTGTCCCTAGCAAAAACTTCCTCATTCGGACCGTTGGCTTCTTTCAGGACCCCAAGACAGGGTTGCTACAGACTCCCCAGCACTTTTTTAACGAAGATCCAATTTCAATCAATTTGGGCTTAGAAGGAGTCCTTAACAACGAGCAGACTTTATTTTTTCGGTTTATCCAGCCTAGTCGAGACTACTTTAATTCGGTTGTCTGCTGCGGTACCTGTTTTGTGATCCGACGATCGGCACTGGATGAGATTGGAGGGATCCCAACTGAGAGTATTACGGAAGACTACTTCACCTCCATTAAGCTGCAAACCCATGGCTATCGAGTCAAGTATCTGAATGAAGCACTAGCAGCAGGTCTAGCACCAGAAACGATTAGTGCTTATATCAATCAACGTCTGCGCTGGGGACAAGGAACACTTCAGTCTTTATTTACAGATTCTAACTTTCTCAAAGTTCCCGGTTTGAAGTGGCAAGAGCGACTATCTCAGTCCCTCAGTATTATCTATTGGTTCTTATCGATCCCCAGAATGATCTTTCTTATCATTCCTCTTGCCTTTCTCCTGTTTGGCTTAGCTCCCTTGCGAGCCACAGTCAATGAGATCCTCTATTTCTTCCTACCGTACTATGTGGCGAATATTATGGCTTTCTCTTGGCTGACGGAAGGACGGAGATCGGCATTTTGGTCTGATGTCTATGAAACAATTATTTGTGTGCCGATGTCGATTACGATTCTGCGAACTTTAATCAGCCCAACGGGGAAGCCCTTTAAGGTGACACCAAAAGGGGATACAAACTCTGATGGAATCACCATCAACTGGGCACTGATTACGCCACTATTAACCGTTATGCTTCTCTCAGTAGTTGGAATTCTGCTACGAAGCTCAAGGTTGCAAGAAACTAATGTTAATCCTGACAGTTTGGCGATCAACCTTGTTTGGGCTGTTTATAACCTCTCGCTCTTATTGATTTGCATTTTGGTTGCGATTGATGTGCCCCAACGTCGCCATACTCGCTTTCTCCGCGCAGAACCCTGTGAGTTATGTTTAGGTGCAGTTGTTTTTTCTGGTGTGACTGAAGATCTTTCAGAAGAGGGTGGGCGAATCTTGCTCACACGTTTTGAGGGCTTGGTAAATGAAGAAAGTGAAGCACCTCAAACAACTTTGGAAGGGCTATTTCGCTTGCGATCGCCCAGTCCACTGGCTGATATGCCAATTCATGCAGAAGTCCGCTGGCACGATCGCCGAGCCTTAGCTGCTTTGCGCTATGAAGCTGCAGTAACGGAAGTGGAGGTGCGCCTCTATTTCTCGAATCTCACCCTTCCTGAGCAACGCCGTTTGATTCCTTATCTCTACTGCCAGCTTGGGCAATGGCAAGACTTACAAGTCCCTGAATTTAAGACAGCTTGGGCGATGCTAAGCTCTGTGTTTCGGCTGCATCCACTTGCTAATAGTCGTTGA
- a CDS encoding HlyD family secretion protein — protein MLWLRNSSVSSRVGYINGTVINLYAPIPGIAQLDPLEPGQALQKGQVLGAITNDRNPQLETDRQNLVTRLAQAEAERTALDMQIASREAVRSQLLSKASSQQQLEEQFFQQGSERTRNELRQAQESLAFAKIEADRYQSLVESGAVSQQLADAAISRAREAQAVVAAKQNELQRQQTALAAMRQGLQLDAARTLSIPEIRRLDLESELVDLTLKRQTVSATIQEIQQEIKNLQQQLELQKKALIKAPIEGVVWSITNRTGLLGIPLTAGDPLLEMVTCADTWVTALVSERDRGRLRIGQQAEIQLLDGTNTNISGRIRSIRGGPGKVTAGTDVAVPPPDLVRNEVEVQVSLLEKPSVLAAGNFCGIGQSATVNFLP, from the coding sequence GTGCTTTGGTTGAGAAATAGTAGTGTTTCGAGTCGAGTTGGCTATATCAATGGCACAGTCATTAATCTATACGCCCCTATTCCTGGAATTGCTCAACTCGATCCTTTAGAGCCAGGTCAAGCCTTACAAAAGGGGCAAGTGCTCGGTGCCATTACCAACGATCGCAATCCACAATTAGAGACTGATCGCCAAAATTTAGTCACTCGACTGGCGCAAGCAGAGGCAGAACGTACCGCCCTTGATATGCAAATTGCTAGCCGCGAAGCAGTGCGGTCGCAACTTCTCAGCAAAGCCAGCAGTCAGCAACAACTCGAAGAACAATTTTTTCAGCAAGGGTCTGAACGCACTCGTAATGAACTGCGTCAAGCACAAGAGAGCCTAGCCTTCGCCAAAATTGAAGCCGATCGCTATCAAAGTCTGGTCGAAAGCGGTGCTGTTTCCCAACAACTTGCAGACGCCGCAATTTCACGAGCACGGGAGGCGCAAGCTGTTGTAGCAGCCAAACAAAATGAGTTACAGCGTCAACAAACAGCTTTAGCAGCCATGCGTCAAGGGTTGCAGTTAGACGCTGCAAGGACACTCAGTATTCCTGAAATACGACGTCTGGATCTTGAAAGCGAACTGGTTGACCTCACCCTCAAACGTCAGACGGTGAGTGCAACAATCCAAGAGATTCAGCAAGAAATTAAGAATCTTCAGCAGCAGCTAGAACTCCAGAAGAAAGCATTGATTAAAGCCCCGATTGAGGGGGTTGTTTGGTCGATTACCAATCGTACGGGTCTTCTGGGTATCCCACTGACTGCAGGTGATCCACTCTTAGAAATGGTGACTTGTGCAGATACGTGGGTAACAGCGCTAGTTTCAGAACGCGATCGTGGACGGCTCCGAATCGGCCAACAGGCAGAGATTCAATTACTTGATGGCACCAATACCAATATTTCTGGCAGGATTCGCTCCATTCGGGGTGGCCCCGGCAAAGTAACAGCAGGAACCGATGTTGCGGTTCCTCCACCTGATCTTGTCCGGAATGAAGTAGAAGTCCAAGTCAGTCTTTTAGAAAAACCTTCTGTACTGGCTGCTGGTAACTTCTGTGGCATTGGCCAAAGTGCCACTGTGAATTTCTTGCCTTAA
- the glnA gene encoding type I glutamate--ammonia ligase, which yields MPETAQEVLQLIQEKGIQLVDLKFIDMPGIWQHLTLHVSQIDENSFVEGVPFDGSSIRGWKAINESDMAMVPDPTTAWIDPFMKEPTLSMICTIIEPRTGELYERCPRAIAQKAVDYLKASNIGDTAYFGPEAEFFIFDDVRFDQAENKSYYYVDSIEGRWNSGREEEGGNLGYKPRYKEGYFPVAPTDTSQDMRSEMLLTMAECGVPIEKHHHEVATGGQCELGFRFGKLIEAADWLMTYKYVIKNVGRRYGKTITFMPKPLFNDNGSGMHTHQSIWNEGQPLFAGDQYAGLSQMALWYIGGILKHAPALLAFTNPTTNSYKRLVPGFEAPVNLAYSQGNRSASVRIPLSGTNPKAKRLEFRCPDATSNPYLAFAAMLCAGIDGIKNQIDPGEPLDVDIYDLSPEELAKIPSTPGSLKDALKALEADHDFLTVGGVFTEDFIQNWIEYKLDNEVIPISLRPHPYEFALYYDC from the coding sequence ATGCCTGAGACCGCTCAAGAGGTCCTTCAACTGATCCAAGAGAAGGGGATCCAGCTTGTCGATTTGAAGTTTATCGACATGCCGGGAATTTGGCAGCACTTGACGCTGCACGTTAGCCAAATCGATGAAAACAGCTTTGTCGAGGGCGTGCCCTTCGACGGCTCCAGTATTCGTGGCTGGAAAGCGATCAACGAGTCGGACATGGCGATGGTGCCCGATCCGACCACGGCCTGGATCGATCCGTTTATGAAAGAGCCGACGCTCAGCATGATTTGTACGATCATCGAGCCTCGGACAGGCGAATTGTACGAGCGCTGCCCGCGCGCGATTGCTCAAAAAGCGGTGGACTACCTCAAAGCCAGCAACATCGGTGACACGGCTTACTTTGGTCCTGAAGCAGAATTCTTCATCTTCGACGACGTCCGCTTCGACCAAGCAGAAAACAAGAGCTACTACTACGTCGATTCGATCGAAGGCCGATGGAACTCGGGCCGCGAAGAAGAAGGCGGCAACCTCGGCTACAAACCTCGCTACAAAGAGGGCTACTTCCCGGTTGCTCCGACCGACACCAGCCAAGACATGCGTAGCGAAATGCTGCTGACTATGGCTGAGTGCGGCGTGCCGATCGAAAAACACCACCACGAAGTGGCGACCGGCGGTCAGTGCGAGCTGGGCTTCCGCTTTGGCAAGTTGATCGAAGCTGCTGACTGGCTGATGACCTACAAATACGTGATTAAAAACGTCGGTCGTCGCTACGGCAAAACGATCACCTTCATGCCCAAACCGCTGTTCAACGACAACGGCTCTGGCATGCACACCCACCAGTCGATCTGGAACGAGGGTCAGCCCCTGTTCGCAGGTGACCAATACGCTGGCCTAAGCCAAATGGCGCTCTGGTACATTGGCGGTATCCTCAAGCACGCTCCAGCACTGTTAGCCTTCACCAACCCAACCACCAACTCCTACAAGCGCCTCGTACCTGGCTTTGAAGCGCCGGTCAACTTGGCCTACTCCCAAGGCAACCGCTCGGCTTCCGTGCGGATTCCGCTCTCGGGCACCAACCCGAAAGCGAAGCGCTTGGAATTCCGTTGCCCTGATGCAACTTCGAACCCCTACTTGGCGTTTGCAGCCATGCTCTGCGCCGGTATCGACGGGATCAAGAATCAAATCGATCCGGGTGAGCCGCTGGATGTCGACATCTACGACCTCAGCCCTGAAGAGCTGGCTAAAATCCCCAGCACTCCGGGTTCACTAAAAGATGCACTCAAAGCGCTGGAAGCCGATCATGACTTCCTGACTGTGGGCGGTGTCTTTACGGAAGACTTCATCCAAAACTGGATTGAGTACAAGCTCGATAACGAAGTCATCCCCATCAGCCTGCGTCCGCACCCCTACGAATTCGCGCTCTACTACGACTGCTAA
- the apcB gene encoding allophycocyanin subunit beta: MRDAVSSLIAGYDLAGKYLDRNAVDSLRAYFAEGNARVRAAEIINANAADLVRQASAQLFEEVPELLRPGGNAYTTRRYSACLRDLDYYLRYATYALVAGNTEVLDERVLQGLRETYTSLGVPSGPTVRGITILRDRVRELVEQAGIASASFVDVPFDHLSRNLAEQDI; this comes from the coding sequence ATGCGGGATGCGGTTAGCAGTCTGATTGCCGGCTACGACTTAGCTGGTAAGTATTTAGATCGCAATGCGGTCGATAGTCTCCGGGCTTATTTTGCCGAAGGCAACGCCCGCGTGCGAGCAGCAGAAATCATTAACGCCAATGCTGCTGACCTTGTGCGTCAAGCCAGTGCTCAATTGTTTGAAGAAGTCCCCGAACTGCTGCGTCCCGGTGGCAATGCTTACACCACCCGTCGCTACTCGGCTTGCCTGCGCGACCTCGACTACTACCTCCGCTATGCCACCTATGCACTCGTAGCGGGCAACACTGAAGTCCTTGATGAGCGCGTCCTCCAAGGTTTGCGGGAAACCTATACCTCTTTGGGTGTTCCTAGCGGCCCGACGGTTCGCGGCATCACGATTTTGCGCGATCGCGTGCGGGAACTGGTTGAACAAGCCGGCATCGCTTCGGCGAGTTTTGTCGATGTTCCCTTCGACCACCTCAGCCGCAACTTGGCTGAGCAAGACATCTAA
- a CDS encoding alpha/beta fold hydrolase, which translates to MTTTAITPQVRYGQLPSGDRYSYEIWGDLTTGQTPLLLIHPVGVGLWRRFWQRFCLAWCAQSDRPLVVPDLLGCGDSDMARRPYSPQDWAAQLSHLLRVEIQQPSIVVAQGALMPAAVALVETAPDWVQGLVFSGPPAWRVIERKQTAKQQRRLWRLFCSPLGWLFFQYARSPFFLRRFSRRQLFAQAEQIDREWMQLLAEGSRKQASRHAVYAFLSRNWQQGWGDRLAKIPQPTLLLFGEGASSISRDGRTEDARDRLQAYAEVMPCNQGQILKGRNVLPYESTADFIAALNDFCGNYFTAQQFNDAVQ; encoded by the coding sequence ATGACCACGACTGCTATCACGCCTCAAGTTCGTTATGGACAGTTGCCCAGCGGCGATCGCTACAGCTATGAAATCTGGGGCGATTTGACGACCGGTCAAACACCACTGTTACTGATTCATCCGGTTGGCGTCGGCTTATGGCGGCGTTTTTGGCAGCGCTTCTGTTTGGCTTGGTGCGCTCAAAGCGATCGCCCGCTCGTTGTCCCCGATCTCCTAGGCTGCGGCGATAGCGACATGGCACGGCGTCCCTACAGTCCCCAAGATTGGGCAGCCCAGCTCTCACATCTCCTCCGCGTCGAAATTCAGCAGCCCTCGATCGTGGTTGCCCAAGGTGCTTTGATGCCCGCCGCAGTTGCCCTTGTTGAAACCGCTCCAGACTGGGTACAGGGCTTGGTATTCTCGGGGCCACCGGCTTGGCGCGTCATTGAGCGGAAACAAACTGCCAAGCAGCAGCGGCGGCTCTGGCGTTTATTTTGCTCGCCCTTGGGCTGGCTCTTTTTTCAATACGCGCGATCGCCCTTTTTCCTACGGCGCTTCTCGCGGCGGCAACTGTTTGCCCAAGCAGAGCAGATCGATCGTGAATGGATGCAGCTTTTGGCGGAAGGCAGCCGCAAACAAGCCTCACGTCATGCGGTCTATGCCTTCCTGAGTCGCAACTGGCAACAGGGTTGGGGCGATCGCCTTGCCAAAATTCCTCAGCCAACGCTCCTACTCTTTGGTGAGGGTGCAAGTAGCATCAGCCGTGATGGCCGCACTGAAGATGCCCGCGATCGCCTGCAGGCCTACGCTGAGGTGATGCCCTGCAATCAAGGCCAGATTTTGAAGGGGCGCAACGTCCTGCCCTACGAATCGACAGCAGATTTCATTGCAGCCCTGAATGACTTTTGCGGCAACTATTTCACTGCGCAACAGTTCAACGACGCAGTGCAGTAG
- a CDS encoding pyridoxal-phosphate-dependent aminotransferase family protein: protein MTVTLPSVSEKHRVRLQPLDLPERLLLGPGPSNAHPAVLEAISRPPIGHLDPKFLELMTEVQELLRYIWQTDNRLTIPVSGTGSAAMEATIANSVEPGDVVLVGVMGYFGNRLVDMAGRYGADVRTIHKPWGDVFSLVELRQALEEHRPQILALVHAETSTGAEQPLAGVGDLCREFDCLLLIDTVTSLGAVPTLLDEWGVDLAYSCSQKGLSCPPGVSPFTMGPRAEEKLARRKGKVANWYLDMSLLNQYWGSDRVYHHTAPVNMNFGIREALRLIADEGIETVWKRHRDNAEYLWAGLEDLGLTCHVPVENRLPTLTTVRIPEGVDGKAVSRQLLDEHGIEMGGGLGELAGKVWRIGLMGYNSRRENVDRLLSILADVLPRS from the coding sequence ATGACCGTCACTCTTCCGAGCGTTAGCGAAAAACACCGCGTCCGTCTCCAGCCGCTGGACTTACCGGAGCGTTTGCTGCTCGGGCCTGGCCCTTCGAATGCCCATCCGGCAGTCCTCGAAGCGATCAGTCGGCCTCCCATCGGTCACCTTGACCCCAAATTTCTTGAGTTGATGACCGAAGTGCAGGAATTGCTGCGCTACATCTGGCAAACCGATAACCGCCTGACCATTCCGGTCAGCGGCACCGGCAGTGCTGCCATGGAAGCCACGATCGCTAACAGCGTTGAACCGGGCGATGTCGTCCTGGTCGGCGTGATGGGCTATTTTGGCAACCGCCTCGTTGATATGGCGGGTCGCTACGGAGCTGATGTTCGCACCATTCACAAGCCTTGGGGTGATGTCTTTAGCTTGGTGGAACTGCGGCAAGCCTTGGAAGAGCACCGGCCACAAATCCTTGCTCTCGTTCATGCCGAGACCTCAACGGGTGCTGAGCAACCGCTGGCTGGCGTTGGCGATCTCTGCCGCGAGTTTGACTGCCTCTTACTGATCGACACTGTTACCAGCTTGGGCGCTGTGCCGACCCTGCTGGATGAATGGGGCGTTGATCTGGCCTACAGCTGCAGTCAAAAAGGGCTGAGCTGTCCGCCAGGCGTGTCGCCGTTCACCATGGGGCCTCGCGCTGAAGAAAAACTGGCGCGCCGCAAGGGCAAAGTTGCCAACTGGTATTTGGATATGTCGTTGCTCAACCAGTACTGGGGCAGCGATCGCGTTTACCACCACACCGCGCCGGTGAACATGAACTTCGGCATCCGTGAGGCGCTGCGTCTGATTGCCGATGAAGGTATCGAAACAGTCTGGAAGCGTCACCGCGACAACGCTGAATATCTCTGGGCAGGCTTGGAAGATCTGGGCCTGACCTGTCACGTTCCGGTCGAAAATCGGCTACCGACCCTGACCACGGTGCGGATACCTGAGGGCGTCGATGGCAAAGCCGTCAGCCGTCAACTGCTGGATGAGCACGGCATTGAAATGGGTGGTGGCCTCGGCGAATTGGCTGGCAAGGTCTGGCGGATTGGCCTGATGGGCTACAACAGCCGCCGCGAGAATGTCGATCGCTTGCTGAGCATTCTGGCGGATGTTCTCCCCCGCTCTTAA
- a CDS encoding class I SAM-dependent methyltransferase — MLWCDRKQAAKAEQQSLDSQTINRYRTVITEEEKLFKALDHVVVESGEPLEGNCFYYHLSLKASVLLENKRINLFSAATEAQEILEIGFNAGHSAALMLLANPDSKLLAFDICEHRYTEGCFAVLADRFANRIDLIPGDSNTTVPLFRLEHPAVYFDLLHIDGSHNYQAATTDFMNCHSLAKHGSLMIWDDTNNAELDLLFNAFVEDRLIVERFDFLPTFTYCHRVGEALKQIQKT; from the coding sequence ATGCTCTGGTGCGATCGCAAACAAGCAGCAAAAGCAGAACAGCAATCCTTAGACTCTCAAACAATCAATCGCTATCGAACTGTTATCACTGAGGAAGAAAAACTCTTCAAAGCGCTTGATCATGTAGTTGTTGAATCTGGCGAGCCTTTAGAAGGTAATTGTTTTTACTACCACCTCAGCCTTAAAGCATCTGTACTGCTAGAAAACAAGCGAATAAACTTATTTTCCGCAGCCACAGAAGCTCAAGAAATACTAGAAATTGGCTTCAACGCTGGCCACAGTGCAGCGTTAATGCTGCTAGCGAATCCTGACTCTAAGCTGCTGGCATTTGATATTTGTGAGCATCGCTACACTGAAGGATGCTTTGCTGTCTTAGCCGATCGCTTTGCCAATCGGATTGACTTAATCCCGGGGGACTCTAACACAACTGTCCCTCTCTTTCGGCTGGAACATCCAGCAGTCTATTTTGATCTCCTCCATATTGATGGCTCTCACAATTACCAAGCAGCAACGACTGATTTCATGAACTGTCACAGCTTGGCTAAACATGGATCTCTGATGATTTGGGACGATACCAACAACGCTGAGCTAGATCTCTTATTCAATGCTTTTGTTGAAGATCGGTTGATTGTTGAGCGCTTTGATTTTCTACCAACGTTTACCTATTGTCATCGCGTCGGAGAAGCTCTTAAGCAAATCCAGAAAACCTAG
- a CDS encoding aromatic ring-hydroxylating dioxygenase subunit alpha: MTADVRLADAQVLPAGGPASDRFDWAEAWYPVHYLRDLDRDRPTAFTLLGRELVIWWDRTAEQWRAFEDACPHRQVRLSEGRLDAEGRLECPYHGWAFTGTGDCAVIPQQATTGQAHTSDRACAKTLPTATAQGLLFVYAGSAERADRVPLPLVEPWGTDQNWVCIDTFRDLPYDALTLLENVLDPSHLPFTHHGSVGNRANAGPMTDLKIVASDRHGFQGIWPEGPRRGKLGTQSTTFIAPSLMWHDLEADSLGRAMTVVYATPIRAGACRIFARFPFRFKSAIPRFFLRITPTWFQHLGQNTVLEEDQIFLHHQERRIQQQGGSATYSRQCYLPTPADRFVLALHRWVDRYAGVPFPNEPLPTSLSIPELLERYQSHTLHCRSCAAAWRRSKQGQTAAIAIAALSWTLAPILAVAGVSAIAVILLASLGFGAAAIAWGLKQLQRRFEQGPRQVRRNQKA; the protein is encoded by the coding sequence ATGACTGCTGACGTGCGTTTAGCCGATGCTCAGGTCTTACCCGCCGGTGGGCCTGCCAGCGATCGCTTTGATTGGGCTGAAGCCTGGTATCCCGTCCATTACCTACGGGATCTGGATCGCGATCGCCCTACAGCGTTCACGTTGTTGGGGCGCGAGCTGGTGATCTGGTGGGATCGGACAGCTGAGCAATGGCGGGCTTTCGAGGATGCCTGCCCCCATCGACAAGTGCGCCTGTCGGAAGGACGCTTGGATGCCGAGGGCCGGCTGGAATGTCCGTATCATGGCTGGGCCTTTACGGGGACAGGAGACTGCGCCGTTATTCCCCAGCAAGCAACGACTGGGCAAGCCCACACCAGCGATCGCGCTTGTGCCAAAACGCTACCGACCGCAACCGCTCAAGGACTGCTGTTTGTCTATGCGGGTAGCGCAGAACGAGCCGATCGCGTGCCGTTGCCCTTGGTCGAGCCGTGGGGAACAGATCAGAACTGGGTTTGCATCGATACCTTTCGGGACTTGCCCTACGATGCGTTGACGCTGCTAGAAAACGTCCTCGATCCCAGCCACCTACCCTTTACGCACCATGGCTCCGTTGGGAATCGCGCCAATGCCGGGCCGATGACTGATCTGAAAATTGTGGCGAGCGATCGCCATGGCTTTCAAGGCATTTGGCCCGAGGGACCGCGACGCGGCAAACTCGGTACCCAATCCACCACTTTCATTGCGCCGAGCTTGATGTGGCATGACCTAGAAGCTGACAGCCTCGGGCGAGCCATGACCGTGGTTTATGCCACGCCGATTCGCGCCGGTGCATGTCGGATTTTTGCGCGCTTCCCGTTCCGCTTCAAGTCCGCCATCCCTCGCTTTTTCCTGCGGATCACGCCGACTTGGTTTCAGCATTTGGGGCAAAATACGGTGCTGGAAGAAGACCAAATCTTTCTGCATCACCAAGAACGACGAATTCAGCAGCAGGGCGGCAGCGCGACCTACAGCCGCCAGTGTTATCTCCCTACACCCGCCGATCGCTTTGTGCTGGCGCTGCATCGCTGGGTCGATCGCTACGCTGGGGTTCCTTTCCCAAACGAACCGCTCCCGACGAGTCTCTCCATTCCTGAACTGCTAGAGCGCTATCAAAGCCACACGCTACACTGTCGCAGTTGTGCCGCCGCTTGGCGACGATCGAAACAAGGACAAACCGCTGCGATCGCGATCGCAGCGCTCAGTTGGACGCTGGCTCCGATCTTGGCGGTGGCTGGTGTTTCTGCGATCGCCGTCATCCTCTTAGCTAGCTTGGGGTTTGGTGCCGCCGCGATCGCTTGGGGCTTGAAACAGTTACAACGACGCTTTGAGCAAGGGCCTCGGCAAGTGCGCCGTAACCAAAAAGCCTAA